Proteins encoded together in one Limnochordia bacterium window:
- a CDS encoding helical backbone metal receptor, protein MNRKLLIPLIMLLVFSTVAFGAEQLVSIDGREYLFDVKFIEKVPFVNAEHFKELGLTVKRADEAVILANAEVEIRFVLESNQVQVNDLALTLAERAFTQEEKTYVPLSFVLETINYQVSFDGTHITALSNPEVVYPLKTQEGYVIGEDVKSVISLAPGVTEKLFALGVGDRIKGRTTYCNYPAEVGNIPLVGTLDEPDLELMLSLEPDAVIAETHFKEEILKQLKAAGIMTIARKSPEDVSGIYSYMLDLGMLFNKNYEARALVASMKSKAARTEYILQDIPLEDRPTAYYVVGTGQWGEYTAGRDTFISRLIALAGAVNVADDVEGWSYSLERLIEHDPDYIFGNDFNLDTMLANDNYRVLSALTGKNYLVIDQDVIERAAPRALDEGLRVLVGLFHPDRVDRLGF, encoded by the coding sequence ATGAATCGAAAGTTACTTATTCCATTGATTATGCTCTTAGTCTTTTCCACTGTTGCCTTTGGGGCGGAACAGTTAGTTAGTATAGACGGACGGGAATACCTCTTCGATGTAAAGTTCATAGAAAAGGTCCCCTTTGTTAATGCGGAACACTTTAAGGAATTAGGTCTTACTGTCAAGCGGGCGGATGAGGCGGTGATTTTGGCAAATGCTGAGGTCGAGATTCGCTTTGTATTAGAGTCTAATCAGGTGCAGGTAAATGATCTTGCCCTTACCTTAGCGGAAAGGGCCTTTACCCAGGAGGAAAAGACCTACGTACCCCTTAGCTTTGTGCTGGAGACCATCAACTACCAAGTAAGCTTCGACGGTACTCACATAACCGCTTTAAGTAACCCAGAGGTAGTCTATCCGTTAAAGACCCAGGAAGGGTACGTGATCGGGGAGGATGTGAAAAGTGTTATCTCCCTGGCACCGGGGGTTACGGAGAAGCTCTTTGCTCTTGGAGTAGGAGATCGGATTAAGGGTAGAACCACCTACTGCAATTATCCCGCAGAGGTGGGGAACATTCCGCTGGTGGGTACTTTGGATGAACCGGATCTGGAGCTTATGTTGAGCTTAGAGCCCGATGCGGTGATCGCGGAGACCCATTTCAAAGAGGAGATCCTCAAGCAACTGAAGGCAGCGGGAATTATGACTATTGCCCGCAAATCGCCGGAGGATGTCTCTGGTATTTACAGTTACATGTTGGATCTAGGTATGTTGTTTAACAAGAACTACGAGGCCCGGGCTTTGGTGGCCAGCATGAAGTCGAAGGCAGCGAGAACCGAATATATTTTGCAGGACATACCGTTAGAGGATCGACCCACTGCTTACTATGTGGTGGGAACGGGTCAGTGGGGTGAGTACACGGCAGGACGTGATACCTTTATCTCTAGGTTAATTGCCCTTGCGGGTGCTGTAAACGTGGCTGATGATGTGGAAGGTTGGTCCTACAGCTTAGAACGATTGATCGAACATGACCCCGACTATATCTTTGGTAATGATTTCAATTTGGATACCATGTTAGCAAATGACAACTACCGGGTGCTATCCGCCCTAACAGGCAAAAACTACCTAGTAATTGATCAAGACGTGATTGAAAGGGCCGCACCAAGGGCACTCGATGAGGGACTGCGGGTGCTTGTTGGACTATTTCATCCGGATCGGGTAGATAGACTCGGCTTCTGA